The segment TGAAAGAAGAAACCGGCATGAATTTTCTTGAGCACGCAGAAGAACTCAGAAAAAGAATCATATATTCCCTGATTCCCATACTTGTCTTCTTCGTCCCCTGCTACATTTTCTCAAAGCAGCTTTTCGACCTGCTCATGGGACCCATAATAAGGAGCCTGCCCGAGGGAAGCTCCCTCATATTCACACGCCCAGCCGAGGGGTTTCTTACCTATCTCAAGGTATCGCTGTTTTTCTCCTTCTTCCTTTCCGTTCCGTTCATTCTCTATAACGCCTGGCATTTCGTTTCCCCGGCGCTCTACAAGAAGGAAAAAAGGGTCGTCATTCCGCTTGTCGTTTTCGGAACGCTGTTTTTTGTCGTCGGCGCGCTTTTCTGCTACTTCATCGCCGCTCCCCAGGGAC is part of the Candidatus Dadabacteria bacterium genome and harbors:
- the tatC gene encoding twin-arginine translocase subunit TatC — translated: MNFLEHAEELRKRIIYSLIPILVFFVPCYIFSKQLFDLLMGPIIRSLPEGSSLIFTRPAEGFLTYLKVSLFFSFFLSVPFILYNAWHFVSPALYKKEKRVVIPLVVFGTLFFVVGALFCYFIAAPQGLRFLLGEYTTEYVKAFPSIKEALSFLTALMIGFGLVFEFPLIVFILSRLGLVTAGFLARNRKYAFLINAILAAFITPTTDAVSMMFMLIPLFIFYELGIIIAKIFAKKKPETEPAGEEFG